The genomic stretch GAAGATGACCAAACGAATTAGGGAGAATTTTAGGAACTGCACCACCCCAGTCTAGACGCAGCTGATACACAGATAAATTCACTAGACTATAGCTATGGTCCGGAACTTTATCTTTTTGGCATTGGTTGCACTCGCAGTAACCATCTATGCCTTGATCGAATGCGTGCGAGCGCGTCCGAACGACGTCCGTTCGCTGCCCAAGATGGCCTGGGTGGCGGTCATCATTCTGCTGCCCCTGCTGGGTGCGGGGTTGTGGTTCTGGTTGGGTCGGCCACCGGCCTCCGCTTACGGCAACCCAAAAAAAGAAACGCGTACCGCAACCGGCGCTCCGGACGATGATCCGGAGTTCCTTCGAAACCTCGAAGTGCAGCGACGCCAGAAGGCGCGCGAGGAGGAATTGCGCCGCAAGGAAGCCGAACTTCAGGCACGTGAACGCAAGGCCGAGGAGAGCGGGGACCAGAGCGACGAAGGCGGCAACCCCACCGAGGACACCCCTCGGCACACTCCATAGTTTCAGCCATTTAGACCAAGCACAGCCAAGGGGCTGGGTGGGCCAGCTTAGTTCTGACCCACCCCGCCCCTTGGGCTTAATCGCCCTTGACGTTAATGATCTGGCGTAGCTTATGCCGCACGTGCACGAGATCGGCAGCATCCTCCATGACCTGGTCAATCGGCTTGTAAGCTCCGGGAATCTCGTCAAGGAAGGCGTCGGTATCCCGGTACTCGATGCCTGTCATAGCAACACGCAGCTGGTCAATGGTAAACGCCTTGCGGGCGGCCGTACGGGAGTATTCTCGTCCCGCCCCGTGCGGCGACGAGCACAGTGCCACAGGGTTCC from Paeniglutamicibacter sp. Y32M11 encodes the following:
- a CDS encoding PLD nuclease N-terminal domain-containing protein encodes the protein MVRNFIFLALVALAVTIYALIECVRARPNDVRSLPKMAWVAVIILLPLLGAGLWFWLGRPPASAYGNPKKETRTATGAPDDDPEFLRNLEVQRRQKAREEELRRKEAELQARERKAEESGDQSDEGGNPTEDTPRHTP